The segment GAAGCGGATGTCGTCGTTGGCCATGACGCGCTTGAGCGCCTTGACGATCTCCTTGATGCGCGGGTGGTCCGGCGCGACGCCGTAGCGGATCAGCCCGAAGGGCGTGGGGTCGCGCTCGAGGAGGTCGACGCTCGCGCCCTCGAAGGGTGCGGGGACCTCGGACTTGGTGAGGATGTCGGCGGCGTAGACGCCGGCGGGGCCGGCGCCGACGATCGCGACCCTGAGCTTCCTGCTCATCAGTGTGACTCCTGGGGGCTTGCGGGCACACCGACCGGATCATGCGGTGTGCATGAGGCCATCCTAAGTTCTCCGCACCAACCCTGCGCAGTCGTCCGCGGTGCGAGATCGCCCACGTCGAGCGCGGCCGAGCCCGGCGAGTCGTCCGGTGATCGGGGGCTCGGCTCGCCCGGTCAGCGGAAGCGACGACCCTCGTCGCGGCGGAACGCCCAGACGGTGACCGCGCCGGCGGCCAGCGTCCAGCCGAGCAGGACCAGCAGCTGGGTGGCCTCGCCGCCCGACCCCGTCATCGACGAGACGACGAGGTCGCGCGCCGCTCGGGTGGGCGTGGCCTGCGAGGCGGCGTCGAGCCACGACGGGAAGGTCTCGGGCGGGACGAACAACCCACCCAGGAAGGCGAGCGGGAACAGCACGATCTGGGCCACGGCCAGCGCGGCCTTCGGGCGCAGCGAGTACCCGATGGCGAAGCCGATCACGAGGAACGGGACGCCGCAGGTCAGCAGCGTCAGCCCCACCCATGGCAGGCGAAGGAGGGGGACGTCCGCGTCGGTGAGCAACGTCGAGATCACGGCGACCGGCAGCAGGCCCAGGGCGCTCAGCACCACGCCGGTGACGATCCGGGCCACCAACGGCGCCACGGAGCCGGCGGGGAGCGACCGGATGAACGTGTCGAAGGGTCGCTGCCGGTCCTCGGCGATGCCGGCGCCGTAGGTGAACAGGCAGACCGACACGATCGAGAAGAGCGCGATCTGGCCGGTGGCGGCGGTCGCTGCGGACGGGTCGCCCGCGACCGCGCGCTGCGGCACGACGAAGCACAGCAGCACGAGGGCCGGGAAGGCCACGGTGCTCACGATGACGATCGGCTCGCGCAGCGCCTCGAGGACGGACAGCCGGGTGTGGGCGAGGGTGATGCGCAGCGCGGGTGCGGTGCGTCGTGGTGCGGTGGTGGTCGTGGTCATGGGGTCCCCCGTGGACGCTGGATGGGCTGGGTGGGTCAGGCGGCGGTGAGGTGGGTGAAGGCGTCCTCGAGCGAGGCGCCGCGGACACGCAGTCGGGCGAAGTCGGCGGCGCCGTCGACGAGGGCCCGGACGACGAGGTCGGCGTCGCGGGCGAGGACGACCACCTGGTCACCGTCGACCTGGACGTCCACCACGCCGTCGAGCTCGGCCACGCGGCCCGTGGTGCCGGACCAGGAGAGCCGGTCCACGTCGACCCGGCCGAGCACACGCTCGAGGGTGTCGTCGACGAGCACCCGCCCCTCGGCCATGACGGCCACGCGGTCGGACAGCTCCTCGACCTCCTCGAGGTGGTGGCTGGTCAGCAGGACGGCCACGCCGTCGTCGCGGTGGGCGCGGATGCCCCGCCAGAGAGCGTGCCGGGCGTCGACGTCGAGCCCGGTCGTCGGCTCGTCGAGCAGGACCAGGGCGGGGCGTCCCACGAGGGCGAGCGCGCAGGCGAGGCGTCGCTTCTGCCCACCGGACAGGCCCCCGCACCGCCGGTCGGCGAGCTCGGCGATGCCGAACCGGTCCAGCGCCTCCAGGGTCGGGAGCGGGTCCGCGTGGTGGTCGGCCACGAAGCGCACGACCTCCGCGGCGGTGAGGGACTCGGGCAGTCCGGTCTCCTGGGGCGTCACGCCGATCACGGCACGGTGTGCCGGCCGACGGGGGTCGAGCCCGAGCACGCGGACCGTGCCGGTGTCGGGCGTGCGCAGCCCGGAGACCATCGACAGCAGCGTGGTCTTGCCCGCACCGTTGGGTCCGAGCAGGCCGACGACCTGCCCGGCACGGACCTCCAGGCTGACGTCGTCGACGGCGGGTCGGTCGCCGAACGAGCGGCTGACGTGGTCGATGGTCAGGACGGGTGTGCTGGTCATGAGTCCCCCTGGATGAGCTGACGGAGCGTGCGGGTGTAGGTCTCGAAGGCCGTGCGGCCCGTGTCGGTGAGGCCGACGTAGGTGACGGGGCTGCGTCCGTTGATGGTCTTGGTCTGCTCGACGTAGCCGGCGTCCTCGAGCTTGCGCAGGTGCGTGGAGAGGTTGCCGGCGGTCATGCCGAGCTCCTTCTGCAGGCGGGGGAAGGTGAGCGTCTCGCCGGGCTCGAGCACGGCCAGGAAGGCCGTGACCCGGAGGCGGGCCTGCGCGTGGATGACGGGGTCGAGCTCGCTCACGGGCGCCCCGCCCGGTCGCGTGCCGCCGCCACGGTCGCGACGGCGAACCCGCCGCCGCCGAGCACCGCCATGGCCAGGTACAGGTGTGCGCCGCCGACGAAGGAGGCGATCCCCACGGTGACCGCGATCCAGCCGCCGAGGACGAGCTGGCGTCGGTCGCGCAGGGCCGCGCCGGTGCCCATGTAGAGGCACGCGACGACGAGGCACGGCAGGCCGTTGTAGACGATGGCCGCGGCGTCGCCCTCGATGCCGGCGCGTCCGATCGCGCCCGCCGTGAGGCTGCTGCCGATGAAGCCGAGGGGCCACGCCCAGCCGAGCATCGCGTTGGTCTCGGCGTCGGGCCCGCCGGTACCGCGCGTCCGGCCCTCGATGTGCGCGACCGTGACCACGATGGCGGCCACGATGAGCACGCCGAAGACGATCGGTCCGGGCAGTCCCGGCTGCCCCTCCGGGCCGGCCCACACGAACAGGGCCAGGTAGCCGACGCCCCAGGCCAGCGCCCAGACGCCGTAGACCACCCGTTCGTCGACGCGCACCGAACGTCGGGCGCGCTCGCGCTCGGACTCGATCAGCGCCCAGCTCTCAGCGAGGTCGGGGGTGCGGTCGTCGTCGGTCATGATGCGTCCGCAAAGCAGTTTGTCATGCAAAGTAGTTTGCACGGACCCGCGGAGAAGGTCAAGACCGTGCGGGGTCCCGGGTGCTGTGCTCCCGCTGTGGAGTGCGCGAGGATGGAACCTCGCGGAGGTCGGGTCCGTTGGGCTGGTTGACGACGCAACCACATCCGCGTCCCAGCCCGACTGACTGGAGAGACCCATGACCCTGCGCCGCCACCAGAAGGCCCTCCTGGCCCTGACGGCCACCTCGACCCTGCTCTTCACCGCCGCGTGCGGGAGCGACGCCGACTCCGACGCCGGCTCGTCCTCCTCGAGCTCGGCCACCAGCGCGGCCGCCGACGACAGCGGGTCGTCCGAGGCTTCGGGCGACTACACGGCCGGCACCTACGAGGGCTCCGGCAGCTACTCCAACCCCGGCGGCACCTCCGAGGTCGACGTCGAGATCACCCTCGGCGACGGCGGCGTCATCGACGACGTGACGGTCACGCCCAAGGCGTCCGGCACCTCGAAGCAGTACCAGGAGAAGTTCGCCGGCGGCATCGCCGACGAGATCGTCGGCAAGAACATCGACGACATCGACGTCTCCAAGGTCGCAGGCTCGTCCCTCACGTCGGGCGGCTTCAACGAGGCCGTCGACCAGATCAAGTCCGAAGCCCAGGCCTGAGCCCCACCGGGGTCCGACGCATGGCGACCTGGACGTTCGAGGCCATCGGGACGCGGTGGGCGGTCGACACCGCGCAGCCGCTGGCTCCGGGCGTCCAGGTCGACGTGCTCGCCGTCATCGAGCGGTTCGACCGGGCGTGGTCGCGGTTCCGCGGCGACTCCGTGGTCACGGCCATGTCGCAGCAGGCGGGGACCTGGCGCGACGTCGAGTCCGCCGCGCTCCTGCTCGACCTCTACGACGGCCTGCACGCCGCGACCGACGGTGCGGTGACGCCCCTGGTGGGCCGCTCGCTCGTGGCGCTCGGCTACGACGCCGACTACTCCCTCAGGCCCACCGGTGCCGACGCGGTGCCCGAGGACTGGGCGGCGCTTCGGCGTGACGGCGCCGTCGTGGCCGACGTCGACGGGACCGTCCGCACCGACCGTCCGCTGCTGCTCGACGTCGGGGCGGCAGGCAAGGGCCTGCTCGTCGACCTCGTGGCGGTCGTCCTGGAGAACCGTGGGCTGAACGCGTTCGCCGTCGATGCCAGCGGCGACCTCTACCACCGCGGCTCGGCGCCGATCAGGGTCGCGCTGGAGCACCCGGCCGACCCGACGAAGGCCATCGGTGTCCTGGAGCTGGAGCCCGAGCAGGCCCTCTGCGCATCTGCGGTGAACCGTCGGACCTGGGGCGACGGCCTGCACCACGTGGTCGACGGTCGCACCGGTCTCCCGACGGACGACGTGGTGGCCACGTGGACCCTCGTCGAGCACTCGTGCATGCAGGCCGACGGCCTGGCCACCGCGCACTTCTTCGCCGATCCCGAGGTCCTGATGGACCTGCACCCGCACCACTTCGTCCGCATCCACGCCGACGGTCGCGTCCTGCGGTCGCCCGACCTCCCTGGGGAGCTGTTCACATGACTCGAAGCACGACGACGCGGTCTCGTCCGAGCATCGACGGGCTCCTCGGCCGCGTCACGATGTACCGGCTCGTCACGATCGTGCTGGCCGTGGTCGCGGCGGTGTACGTGGTGTTCACGGCGACCGGCGTGATCGAGGGGCTCTCCACCGTCGGCAACCTGGTGGCGCTCGCGGTGCTGCTGGTCGCCTCGGTCGGGTCGAACCGCCTGCTCGGCCTCGTGTGGCGCCTGAAGCCGCACGACGAGTCGGCGGTGATCACGGCACTCCTGCTGTTCTTCCTGTTCGCCCCGCTCCCCGAGGCGGCCGGGGGCGACGGTGCGGGTGTCGGCGCCGCGAACCTCGCCTGGCTCGCAGTCGCGGCGGTGCTGGCGAACGCGTCGAAGTACCTCCTGGCCTGGCGGGGGCGGCACGTGCTCAACCCGGCCGCCGCCGGCGCGCTGCTCGTCGTCGTCGTGCAGTGGGCGGTGGGTCGGGAGTCCAGCATCAACGCGTTGTGGCAGACCGCGGCCACCGAGGCGCTGGCCCCGTTCGTCGCCGTCGGCGCCCTGCTGGTGCTCTGGCGGACACGTCGGCTCGACGTCGGTCTGGTGTTCGCGGTGGTCGCGTTCGCCATGGTGCTGACCGGCCTCACGGCGGGCTTCGGCACGCCGTTGTCCCAGGCGTGGCAGACGGCGCTGTACTCCTACCCGATCCTGTTCATGGCGGGCTTCATGGTGAGCGAGCCGCTCACCCTGCCGCCGCGGCGCGGGCAGCAGCTGGTCGTGGCCGCCGTCATGGGCGTCCTCCTCGGATTCCCGACGTTCGCGTCGGTCCTCGACGTCACCCCGCCCACGTGGGGGCCGCTCTCGATGACGCCGGAGCTCGCGATCGTGCTGGGCAACGTGGTGGCGTTCGCCTTCGCCCGGCGGACCGGCGTGGTGCTGGAGTCCGCGGGCGCGCGTCGGCTGGCCGGCGACACGTGGGAGGTCACCTTCCGCCCCCGCCGCCGGGTGCGCTTCGAGCCCGGCCAGTACCTCGAGCTGCACCTCCCGCACGCCGGTGCCGACCGCCGCGGCGTGCGGCGGGTGTTCAGCATCAGCTCGCCCCCGCAGTCCGACGACCTGCGCATCGCGATCCGGGTGCCCGAGCCCGCGTCCTCGTTCAAGCGGGCGCTGGTGGACCTCGACGCGGGACAGCGGGTGCGCGCGACGGGGGTCCACGGAGACTTCGTGTGGCCGCGCGACGCGAGCCGACGCGGCGGGAAGTCGCTCCTGCTCGTGGCCGGCGGCATCGGGGTGACACCGTTCCTGAGCCAGCTGCGCTCGGGCGAGGCCCGCGACGTGGTGCTCGTCTACGGCGTGCCCGACGGCGACGCGGTCCCGTACCGCGACGAGCTGGTGGCCACCGGCGTGCGGGTGGTGCTGGTCTCGCCGGAGCCCCCGGGCGACCTGCCCGACGGCTGGGTCCACGTGGCGGCCCCGTTCGTCACCGGCGAGACGATCGACGAGGCGGTGCCCGACGCGGCCTCGCGCACGGCGTACGTGTCCGGTCCGCCCGCGATGGTCGCCGGCGTCCGGTCCGCCCTGCGTTCCCGCTGCGCGGGTGTGCGGACGGACTACTTCTCGGGGTACTGACCTGCGGCTGCGCCGACGTCGGCTCCGGGTGGACCTGCGGCTGCGTCGGCGCGGTGGGTGTGGCCCTGCGGCTGCGTCGGCGCGGCTCCGTGGGGACGTGCTGCTGCGTCGGCGCGGCTCCGTGGGGAGGCGGTCCCCGAAAGGGCCTCGACGGGACGGCGGCGCGGCGCTCGGCCGAGCACCCCGGCCCCGGCCGTGCGTCTTGACGCCTTCCGGTCGGTCTCTGCCGCAGGAACCGACGTCACCGCGTCAGATCGCGTTTCGGACAGTTCCGGGGCGGTCGAGGGTCCCCGAATGCCCCGGAACTGTCCGAAACGGAAGCCGCAGTCCGAGGACTCGCCCGCGTCGCTGGTGCCGTCCGGTCGAGGCCTTTTCGGAGGCCGCCGCGACGACGACCGCAGCCGACGCAGCCGAAGGCCGAGGCTCGGGCAGGCCTTCGAGACCTGGCTGCGGCGTTCCGGACAGTTGTGTGGCGGTCGAGGGGTCCCGAATGCCCCGGAAGTGTCCGAAACGGATGGACTCCAAAGTTGAGTGGAATGGACTCAACTCTCATGATGTTGTACCTGATGTACGGCGAACCGCGCCGACGGAAGGACGCACCAGGAGCAGCCCATGGACCTCTCGAACCTCACCACCCGCAGCCAGCAGGCGCTGGCCGCCGCGATGCAGCAGGCCGCAGCCGCCGGGAACCCGGCCATCGAGCCGGCTCACGTGCTCACG is part of the Aeromicrobium sp. Leaf245 genome and harbors:
- a CDS encoding ABC transporter ATP-binding protein, whose amino-acid sequence is MTSTPVLTIDHVSRSFGDRPAVDDVSLEVRAGQVVGLLGPNGAGKTTLLSMVSGLRTPDTGTVRVLGLDPRRPAHRAVIGVTPQETGLPESLTAAEVVRFVADHHADPLPTLEALDRFGIAELADRRCGGLSGGQKRRLACALALVGRPALVLLDEPTTGLDVDARHALWRGIRAHRDDGVAVLLTSHHLEEVEELSDRVAVMAEGRVLVDDTLERVLGRVDVDRLSWSGTTGRVAELDGVVDVQVDGDQVVVLARDADLVVRALVDGAADFARLRVRGASLEDAFTHLTAA
- a CDS encoding ABC transporter permease, which encodes MTTTTTAPRRTAPALRITLAHTRLSVLEALREPIVIVSTVAFPALVLLCFVVPQRAVAGDPSAATAATGQIALFSIVSVCLFTYGAGIAEDRQRPFDTFIRSLPAGSVAPLVARIVTGVVLSALGLLPVAVISTLLTDADVPLLRLPWVGLTLLTCGVPFLVIGFAIGYSLRPKAALAVAQIVLFPLAFLGGLFVPPETFPSWLDAASQATPTRAARDLVVSSMTGSGGEATQLLVLLGWTLAAGAVTVWAFRRDEGRRFR
- a CDS encoding FAD:protein FMN transferase gives rise to the protein MATWTFEAIGTRWAVDTAQPLAPGVQVDVLAVIERFDRAWSRFRGDSVVTAMSQQAGTWRDVESAALLLDLYDGLHAATDGAVTPLVGRSLVALGYDADYSLRPTGADAVPEDWAALRRDGAVVADVDGTVRTDRPLLLDVGAAGKGLLVDLVAVVLENRGLNAFAVDASGDLYHRGSAPIRVALEHPADPTKAIGVLELEPEQALCASAVNRRTWGDGLHHVVDGRTGLPTDDVVATWTLVEHSCMQADGLATAHFFADPEVLMDLHPHHFVRIHADGRVLRSPDLPGELFT
- a CDS encoding FAD-dependent oxidoreductase, which translates into the protein MTRSTTTRSRPSIDGLLGRVTMYRLVTIVLAVVAAVYVVFTATGVIEGLSTVGNLVALAVLLVASVGSNRLLGLVWRLKPHDESAVITALLLFFLFAPLPEAAGGDGAGVGAANLAWLAVAAVLANASKYLLAWRGRHVLNPAAAGALLVVVVQWAVGRESSINALWQTAATEALAPFVAVGALLVLWRTRRLDVGLVFAVVAFAMVLTGLTAGFGTPLSQAWQTALYSYPILFMAGFMVSEPLTLPPRRGQQLVVAAVMGVLLGFPTFASVLDVTPPTWGPLSMTPELAIVLGNVVAFAFARRTGVVLESAGARRLAGDTWEVTFRPRRRVRFEPGQYLELHLPHAGADRRGVRRVFSISSPPQSDDLRIAIRVPEPASSFKRALVDLDAGQRVRATGVHGDFVWPRDASRRGGKSLLLVAGGIGVTPFLSQLRSGEARDVVLVYGVPDGDAVPYRDELVATGVRVVLVSPEPPGDLPDGWVHVAAPFVTGETIDEAVPDAASRTAYVSGPPAMVAGVRSALRSRCAGVRTDYFSGY
- a CDS encoding FMN-binding protein, producing the protein MTLRRHQKALLALTATSTLLFTAACGSDADSDAGSSSSSSATSAAADDSGSSEASGDYTAGTYEGSGSYSNPGGTSEVDVEITLGDGGVIDDVTVTPKASGTSKQYQEKFAGGIADEIVGKNIDDIDVSKVAGSSLTSGGFNEAVDQIKSEAQA
- a CDS encoding transcriptional regulator, whose product is MSELDPVIHAQARLRVTAFLAVLEPGETLTFPRLQKELGMTAGNLSTHLRKLEDAGYVEQTKTINGRSPVTYVGLTDTGRTAFETYTRTLRQLIQGDS